One part of the Arabidopsis thaliana chromosome 1 sequence genome encodes these proteins:
- a CDS encoding Protein kinase superfamily protein (Protein kinase superfamily protein; FUNCTIONS IN: protein serine/threonine kinase activity, protein kinase activity, ATP binding; INVOLVED IN: protein amino acid phosphorylation; LOCATED IN: nucleus, cytoplasm; EXPRESSED IN: male gametophyte, pollen tube; EXPRESSED DURING: L mature pollen stage, M germinated pollen stage; CONTAINS InterPro DOMAIN/s: Protein kinase, catalytic domain (InterPro:IPR000719), Serine/threonine-protein kinase domain (InterPro:IPR002290), Tyrosine-protein kinase, catalytic domain (InterPro:IPR020635), Serine/threonine-protein kinase-like domain (InterPro:IPR017442), Protein kinase-like domain (InterPro:IPR011009), Serine/threonine-protein kinase, active site (InterPro:IPR008271); BEST Arabidopsis thaliana protein match is: Protein kinase superfamily protein (TAIR:AT3G53640.1).) encodes MVSDKHVESNHRKHRRSFSPSDEVFKSPKRHKSRHHHRRHGHRHHRDEEVQYNDDENVNGGDLDMEEGEILGKEGIGETLKKKLESVDEFGDIKSGQFRENNLAFNGDDGFPLICKSWIRVYNYLSYKCHGRNQRRERECEKRKEIEPDRERRKERGSVDRDSRGDREKDYLRDRDNDRGRSRDKARYSSRERGRENERERRSEKDRDKGREFQSDREKHKSLDDGYGEVRHKHSGHSRHDAEDDLELRSPTSVNGHDPNSGDVKETRGNVERTRIDNDDKGDVVVWEVEQEDEELNLIEESRRRTQAIMEKYKKKLEQQNGFSSHDLELANIPKQSSTVADVLGSGTLGPVTSAVNQAKAGLDIDAVDGEVAKLSSAVGESPAQLVISDSDRTLASTGLGEGSPKDKISDDMFTDDIFGESPADSQKMGYLRGKGNGIPIVRSGLDDNWDDAEGYYSYQLGELLDDRYEIMATHGKGVFSTVVRAKDTKAELGEPEEVAIKIIRNNETMHKAGQTEIQILKKLAGSDPENKRHCVRFLSTFKYRNHLCLVFESLHLNLREIVKKYGRNIGIQLSGVRVYATQLFISLKHLKNCGVLHCDIKPDNMLVNEGRNTLKLCDFGSAMFAGTNEVTPYLVSRFYRAPEIILGLPYDHPLDIWSVGCCLYELFSGKIMFPGSTNNEMLRLHMELKGAFPKKMLRKGAFIDQHFDKDLCFYATEEDSVTRKTTKRMMVNIKPKEFGSVIKQRYKDEDSKLLVHFRDLLDRIFILDPQKRITVSQALAHPFITGK; translated from the exons ATGGTGAGTGACAAGCATGTAGAATCAAACCACCGCAAACACCGACGGTCGTTTTCGCCGTCCGACGAGGTCTTTAAATCTCCGAAGCGGCACAAGTCCCGTCATCACCATCGCAGGCATGGCCACCGTCATCATCGTGATGAGGAAGTTCAATATAACGATGATGAGAATGTTAACGGTGGTGATCTTGATATGGAAGAAGGTGAGATATTAGGAAAAGAAGGGATTGGGGagacattgaagaagaaattagaGTCCGTCGACGAGTTTGGGGATATAAAATCTGGTCAATTCCGGGAGAATAATCTG GCGTTCAATGGAGATGATGGCTTTCCCTTGATTTGTAAGAGCTGGATACGCGTTTATAACTATCtttcatataaatgtcat GGGAGAAATCAGCGGAGGGAAAGAGAAtgtgagaaaagaaaagagatagaGCCTGACCGTGAAAGGAGAAAAGAGAGGGGAAGCGTTGATAGAGATAGCAGGGGAGACAGGGAAAAAGATTACCTACGGGATAGAGACAACGACAGAGGTAGGAGTAGAGATAAAGCCAGGTATAGTAGTAGAGAGAGGGGGAGGgagaatgaaagagagagacggAGTGAAAAAGATAGGGATAAAGGACGAGAATTCCAGAGTGATAGAGAGAAGCATAAAAGTCTTGATGATGGATATGGTGAAGTGAGGCATAAACATTCTGGACACTCAAGACATGATGCGGAAGATGACTTAGAGTTAAGAAGCCCAACTTCTGTAAATGGCCATGATCCTAACAGTGGCGATGTCAAAGAAACTCGGGGAAATGTTGAAAG GACCAGAattgataatgatgataaaGGTGACGTTGTTGTTTGGGAAGttgaacaagaagatgaagagctAAATTTAATCGAGGAAAGCAGGAGGAGAACGCAAGCCATAATGgagaaatataagaaaaagttggAGCAGCAAAACGGATTTTCTTCTCATG ATCTTGAGCTAGCAAACATTCCCAAGCAGTCCTCTACTGTGGCAGATGTTCTTGGAAGTGGTACTCTGGGGCCTGTTACTTCTGCAGTTAATCAAGCTAAAGCTGGGTTGGATATTGATGCCGTAGATGGTGAAGTCGCCAAGCTTTCATCGGCAGTTGGGGAATCACCTGCACAGCTTGTAATTTCAGACTCAGATAGGACACTAGCTTCCACAGGGCTTGGGGAAGGCAGCCCAAAG GATAAAATATCAGATGACATGTTCACTGATGATATCTTTGGGGAGTCTCCAGCTGATAGTCAGAAAATG ggCTATCTGCGAGGGAAAGGGAATGGCATTCCTATTGTAAGGAGTGGACTCGACGATAATTGGGATGATGCAGAAGGTTATTACA GTTATCAATTAGGGGAACTACTTGATGATAGATATGAAATCATGGCTACTCATGGAAAAGGTGTCTTCTCTACCGTGGTGCGGGCAAAAGACACAAAAGCTGAACTAGGTGAACCTGAGGAAGTGGCTATAAAAATTATTCGGAACAATGAGACAAT GCATAAGGCCGGCCAGACTGAGATTCAGATATTGAAGAAGCTAGCTGGCTCTGACCCAGAGAATAAGCGCCACTGCGTTCGTTTTCTTTCAACTTTTAAGTATAGGAACCACCTTTGCTTGGTGTTTGAGTCTCTTCATCTGAATCTCCGTGAGATTGTGAAGAAGTATGGTCGCAACATTGGTATTCAACTATCTGGTGTTAGAGTGTATGCAACGCAGTTATTCATATCCCTTAAACATCTCAAGAACTGTGGGGTTCTTCACTGCGATATAAAGCCTGACAACATGCTG GTGAATGAGGGAAGAAACACGTTAAAGCTTTGTGACTTTGGTAGTGCAATGTTTGCTGGTACAAACGAAGTTACACCATATCTTGTTAGTCGCTTCTACAGAGCTCCAGAAATAA TTCTTGGACTTCCCTACGACCATCCGTTAGATATATGGTCAGTTGGTTGCTGTCTGTATGAGCTTTTTAGCGGGAAAATTATGTTCCCTGGCTCCACAAACAATGAAATGTTACGCCTGCATATGGAACTGAAAGGTGCCTTCCCTAAAAAGATGCTTCGCAAGGGAGCATTTATCGATCAGCACTTTGATAAGGACTTATGCTTCTATGCTACAGAGGAGGATAGTGTTACTAGAAAGACAACAAAGAGAATGATGGTAAACATAAAGCCAAAAGAATTTGGTTCAGTAATTAAACAACGTTATAAGGATGAAGATAGCAAGTTGTTGGTTCATTTCAGGGATCTTCTAGACAGAATTTTCATACTTGATCCTCAGAAGAGAATTACAGTGTCACAGGCATTAGCTCACCCATTCATCACGGGCAAGTGA
- a CDS encoding Protein kinase superfamily protein, whose translation MVSDKHVESNHRKHRRSFSPSDEVFKSPKRHKSRHHHRRHGHRHHRDEEVQYNDDENVNGGDLDMEEGEILGKEGIGETLKKKLESVDEFGDIKSGQFRENNLAFNGDDGFPLICKSWIRVYNYLSYKCHGRNQRRERECEKRKEIEPDRERRKERGSVDRDSRGDREKDYLRDRDNDRGRSRDKARYSSRERGRENERERRSEKDRDKGREFQSDREKHKSLDDGYGEVRHKHSGHSRHDAEDDLELRSPTSVNGHDPNSGDVKETRGNVERTRIDNDDKGDVVVWEVEQEDEELNLIEESRRRTQAIMEKYKKKLEQQNGFSSHDLELANIPKQSSTVADVLGSGTLGPVTSAVNQAKAGLDIDAVDGEVAKLSSAVGESPAQLVISDSDRTLASTGLGEGSPKDKISDDMFTDDIFGESPADSQKMVCTLTQIIDLVFIEFSNSGFICFVFPVHHLTRYSRNGLPFVHYIFVGYLRGKGNGIPIVRSGLDDNWDDAEGYYSYQLGELLDDRYEIMATHGKGVFSTVVRAKDTKAELGEPEEVAIKIIRNNETMHKAGQTEIQILKKLAGSDPENKRHCVRFLSTFKYRNHLCLVFESLHLNLREIVKKYGRNIGIQLSGVRVYATQLFISLKHLKNCGVLHCDIKPDNMLVNEGRNTLKLCDFGSAMFAGTNEVTPYLVSRFYRAPEIILGLPYDHPLDIWSVGCCLYELFSGKIMFPGSTNNEMLRLHMELKGAFPKKMLRKGAFIDQHFDKDLCFYATEEDSVTRKTTKRMMVNIKPKEFGSVIKQRYKDEDSKLLVHFRDLLDRIFILDPQKRITVSQALAHPFITGK comes from the exons ATGGTGAGTGACAAGCATGTAGAATCAAACCACCGCAAACACCGACGGTCGTTTTCGCCGTCCGACGAGGTCTTTAAATCTCCGAAGCGGCACAAGTCCCGTCATCACCATCGCAGGCATGGCCACCGTCATCATCGTGATGAGGAAGTTCAATATAACGATGATGAGAATGTTAACGGTGGTGATCTTGATATGGAAGAAGGTGAGATATTAGGAAAAGAAGGGATTGGGGagacattgaagaagaaattagaGTCCGTCGACGAGTTTGGGGATATAAAATCTGGTCAATTCCGGGAGAATAATCTG GCGTTCAATGGAGATGATGGCTTTCCCTTGATTTGTAAGAGCTGGATACGCGTTTATAACTATCtttcatataaatgtcat GGGAGAAATCAGCGGAGGGAAAGAGAAtgtgagaaaagaaaagagatagaGCCTGACCGTGAAAGGAGAAAAGAGAGGGGAAGCGTTGATAGAGATAGCAGGGGAGACAGGGAAAAAGATTACCTACGGGATAGAGACAACGACAGAGGTAGGAGTAGAGATAAAGCCAGGTATAGTAGTAGAGAGAGGGGGAGGgagaatgaaagagagagacggAGTGAAAAAGATAGGGATAAAGGACGAGAATTCCAGAGTGATAGAGAGAAGCATAAAAGTCTTGATGATGGATATGGTGAAGTGAGGCATAAACATTCTGGACACTCAAGACATGATGCGGAAGATGACTTAGAGTTAAGAAGCCCAACTTCTGTAAATGGCCATGATCCTAACAGTGGCGATGTCAAAGAAACTCGGGGAAATGTTGAAAG GACCAGAattgataatgatgataaaGGTGACGTTGTTGTTTGGGAAGttgaacaagaagatgaagagctAAATTTAATCGAGGAAAGCAGGAGGAGAACGCAAGCCATAATGgagaaatataagaaaaagttggAGCAGCAAAACGGATTTTCTTCTCATG ATCTTGAGCTAGCAAACATTCCCAAGCAGTCCTCTACTGTGGCAGATGTTCTTGGAAGTGGTACTCTGGGGCCTGTTACTTCTGCAGTTAATCAAGCTAAAGCTGGGTTGGATATTGATGCCGTAGATGGTGAAGTCGCCAAGCTTTCATCGGCAGTTGGGGAATCACCTGCACAGCTTGTAATTTCAGACTCAGATAGGACACTAGCTTCCACAGGGCTTGGGGAAGGCAGCCCAAAG GATAAAATATCAGATGACATGTTCACTGATGATATCTTTGGGGAGTCTCCAGCTGATAGTCAGAAAATGGTATGTACTCTTACTCAAATTATTGACCTTGTCTTTATAGAGTTTTCTAACTCTGGTTTCATCTGCTTTGTTTTCCCCGTACATCATCTGACAAGATACTCAAGAAATGGACTTCCTTTTGTCCACTACATTTTTGTA ggCTATCTGCGAGGGAAAGGGAATGGCATTCCTATTGTAAGGAGTGGACTCGACGATAATTGGGATGATGCAGAAGGTTATTACA GTTATCAATTAGGGGAACTACTTGATGATAGATATGAAATCATGGCTACTCATGGAAAAGGTGTCTTCTCTACCGTGGTGCGGGCAAAAGACACAAAAGCTGAACTAGGTGAACCTGAGGAAGTGGCTATAAAAATTATTCGGAACAATGAGACAAT GCATAAGGCCGGCCAGACTGAGATTCAGATATTGAAGAAGCTAGCTGGCTCTGACCCAGAGAATAAGCGCCACTGCGTTCGTTTTCTTTCAACTTTTAAGTATAGGAACCACCTTTGCTTGGTGTTTGAGTCTCTTCATCTGAATCTCCGTGAGATTGTGAAGAAGTATGGTCGCAACATTGGTATTCAACTATCTGGTGTTAGAGTGTATGCAACGCAGTTATTCATATCCCTTAAACATCTCAAGAACTGTGGGGTTCTTCACTGCGATATAAAGCCTGACAACATGCTG GTGAATGAGGGAAGAAACACGTTAAAGCTTTGTGACTTTGGTAGTGCAATGTTTGCTGGTACAAACGAAGTTACACCATATCTTGTTAGTCGCTTCTACAGAGCTCCAGAAATAA TTCTTGGACTTCCCTACGACCATCCGTTAGATATATGGTCAGTTGGTTGCTGTCTGTATGAGCTTTTTAGCGGGAAAATTATGTTCCCTGGCTCCACAAACAATGAAATGTTACGCCTGCATATGGAACTGAAAGGTGCCTTCCCTAAAAAGATGCTTCGCAAGGGAGCATTTATCGATCAGCACTTTGATAAGGACTTATGCTTCTATGCTACAGAGGAGGATAGTGTTACTAGAAAGACAACAAAGAGAATGATGGTAAACATAAAGCCAAAAGAATTTGGTTCAGTAATTAAACAACGTTATAAGGATGAAGATAGCAAGTTGTTGGTTCATTTCAGGGATCTTCTAGACAGAATTTTCATACTTGATCCTCAGAAGAGAATTACAGTGTCACAGGCATTAGCTCACCCATTCATCACGGGCAAGTGA
- a CDS encoding Protein kinase superfamily protein (Protein kinase superfamily protein; FUNCTIONS IN: protein serine/threonine kinase activity, protein kinase activity, ATP binding; INVOLVED IN: protein amino acid phosphorylation; LOCATED IN: nucleus, cytoplasm; EXPRESSED IN: male gametophyte, cultured cell, pollen tube; EXPRESSED DURING: L mature pollen stage, M germinated pollen stage; CONTAINS InterPro DOMAIN/s: Protein kinase, catalytic domain (InterPro:IPR000719), Serine/threonine-protein kinase domain (InterPro:IPR002290), Serine/threonine-protein kinase-like domain (InterPro:IPR017442), Protein kinase-like domain (InterPro:IPR011009), Serine/threonine-protein kinase, active site (InterPro:IPR008271); BEST Arabidopsis thaliana protein match is: Protein kinase superfamily protein (TAIR:AT3G53640.1); Has 102216 Blast hits to 93482 proteins in 2735 species: Archae - 128; Bacteria - 9335; Metazoa - 43180; Fungi - 13643; Plants - 14516; Viruses - 433; Other Eukaryotes - 20981 (source: NCBI BLink).), with translation MVSDKHVESNHRKHRRSFSPSDEVFKSPKRHKSRHHHRRHGHRHHRDEEVQYNDDENVNGGDLDMEEGEILGKEGIGETLKKKLESVDEFGDIKSGQFRENNLGRNQRRERECEKRKEIEPDRERRKERGSVDRDSRGDREKDYLRDRDNDRGRSRDKARYSSRERGRENERERRSEKDRDKGREFQSDREKHKSLDDGYGEVRHKHSGHSRHDAEDDLELRSPTSVNGHDPNSGDVKETRGNVERTRIDNDDKGDVVVWEVEQEDEELNLIEESRRRTQAIMEKYKKKLEQQNGFSSHDLELANIPKQSSTVADVLGSGTLGPVTSAVNQAKAGLDIDAVDGEVAKLSSAVGESPAQLVISDSDRTLASTGLGEGSPKDKISDDMFTDDIFGESPADSQKMGYLRGKGNGIPIVRSGLDDNWDDAEGYYSYQLGELLDDRYEIMATHGKGVFSTVVRAKDTKAELGEPEEVAIKIIRNNETMHKAGQTEIQILKKLAGSDPENKRHCVRFLSTFKYRNHLCLVFESLHLNLREIVKKYGRNIGIQLSGVRVYATQLFISLKHLKNCGVLHCDIKPDNMLVNEGRNTLKLCDFGSAMFAGTNEVTPYLVSRFYRAPEIILGLPYDHPLDIWSVGCCLYELFSGKIMFPGSTNNEMLRLHMELKGAFPKKMLRKGAFIDQHFDKDLCFYATEEDSVTRKTTKRMMVNIKPKEFGSVIKQRYKDEDSKLLVHFRDLLDRIFILDPQKRITVSQALAHPFITGK, from the exons ATGGTGAGTGACAAGCATGTAGAATCAAACCACCGCAAACACCGACGGTCGTTTTCGCCGTCCGACGAGGTCTTTAAATCTCCGAAGCGGCACAAGTCCCGTCATCACCATCGCAGGCATGGCCACCGTCATCATCGTGATGAGGAAGTTCAATATAACGATGATGAGAATGTTAACGGTGGTGATCTTGATATGGAAGAAGGTGAGATATTAGGAAAAGAAGGGATTGGGGagacattgaagaagaaattagaGTCCGTCGACGAGTTTGGGGATATAAAATCTGGTCAATTCCGGGAGAATAATCTG GGGAGAAATCAGCGGAGGGAAAGAGAAtgtgagaaaagaaaagagatagaGCCTGACCGTGAAAGGAGAAAAGAGAGGGGAAGCGTTGATAGAGATAGCAGGGGAGACAGGGAAAAAGATTACCTACGGGATAGAGACAACGACAGAGGTAGGAGTAGAGATAAAGCCAGGTATAGTAGTAGAGAGAGGGGGAGGgagaatgaaagagagagacggAGTGAAAAAGATAGGGATAAAGGACGAGAATTCCAGAGTGATAGAGAGAAGCATAAAAGTCTTGATGATGGATATGGTGAAGTGAGGCATAAACATTCTGGACACTCAAGACATGATGCGGAAGATGACTTAGAGTTAAGAAGCCCAACTTCTGTAAATGGCCATGATCCTAACAGTGGCGATGTCAAAGAAACTCGGGGAAATGTTGAAAG GACCAGAattgataatgatgataaaGGTGACGTTGTTGTTTGGGAAGttgaacaagaagatgaagagctAAATTTAATCGAGGAAAGCAGGAGGAGAACGCAAGCCATAATGgagaaatataagaaaaagttggAGCAGCAAAACGGATTTTCTTCTCATG ATCTTGAGCTAGCAAACATTCCCAAGCAGTCCTCTACTGTGGCAGATGTTCTTGGAAGTGGTACTCTGGGGCCTGTTACTTCTGCAGTTAATCAAGCTAAAGCTGGGTTGGATATTGATGCCGTAGATGGTGAAGTCGCCAAGCTTTCATCGGCAGTTGGGGAATCACCTGCACAGCTTGTAATTTCAGACTCAGATAGGACACTAGCTTCCACAGGGCTTGGGGAAGGCAGCCCAAAG GATAAAATATCAGATGACATGTTCACTGATGATATCTTTGGGGAGTCTCCAGCTGATAGTCAGAAAATG ggCTATCTGCGAGGGAAAGGGAATGGCATTCCTATTGTAAGGAGTGGACTCGACGATAATTGGGATGATGCAGAAGGTTATTACA GTTATCAATTAGGGGAACTACTTGATGATAGATATGAAATCATGGCTACTCATGGAAAAGGTGTCTTCTCTACCGTGGTGCGGGCAAAAGACACAAAAGCTGAACTAGGTGAACCTGAGGAAGTGGCTATAAAAATTATTCGGAACAATGAGACAAT GCATAAGGCCGGCCAGACTGAGATTCAGATATTGAAGAAGCTAGCTGGCTCTGACCCAGAGAATAAGCGCCACTGCGTTCGTTTTCTTTCAACTTTTAAGTATAGGAACCACCTTTGCTTGGTGTTTGAGTCTCTTCATCTGAATCTCCGTGAGATTGTGAAGAAGTATGGTCGCAACATTGGTATTCAACTATCTGGTGTTAGAGTGTATGCAACGCAGTTATTCATATCCCTTAAACATCTCAAGAACTGTGGGGTTCTTCACTGCGATATAAAGCCTGACAACATGCTG GTGAATGAGGGAAGAAACACGTTAAAGCTTTGTGACTTTGGTAGTGCAATGTTTGCTGGTACAAACGAAGTTACACCATATCTTGTTAGTCGCTTCTACAGAGCTCCAGAAATAA TTCTTGGACTTCCCTACGACCATCCGTTAGATATATGGTCAGTTGGTTGCTGTCTGTATGAGCTTTTTAGCGGGAAAATTATGTTCCCTGGCTCCACAAACAATGAAATGTTACGCCTGCATATGGAACTGAAAGGTGCCTTCCCTAAAAAGATGCTTCGCAAGGGAGCATTTATCGATCAGCACTTTGATAAGGACTTATGCTTCTATGCTACAGAGGAGGATAGTGTTACTAGAAAGACAACAAAGAGAATGATGGTAAACATAAAGCCAAAAGAATTTGGTTCAGTAATTAAACAACGTTATAAGGATGAAGATAGCAAGTTGTTGGTTCATTTCAGGGATCTTCTAGACAGAATTTTCATACTTGATCCTCAGAAGAGAATTACAGTGTCACAGGCATTAGCTCACCCATTCATCACGGGCAAGTGA